In a single window of the Aminomonas paucivorans DSM 12260 genome:
- the gspD gene encoding type II secretion system secretin GspD, whose protein sequence is MRARLLRTLGPLALILLLAAPLWAQDPPADPTDERNLVQAARAMRSTGKVQLNFKDLELAKFIRFMSELLGENLVVDPGLKGNVSVVSPRAISFKEARQVMLSILEMNSLTLQNMGGYSKVLPASAGPSQDFSVRKSPRGPGPGEQVVTQVVPLDYVKAGYVVEPVKAAVQGIGIQPLQSQMGVLLTGKATLVQRAVSLIQALDASDSIRAAKVFSLQYASPKLLEGQFNALSKDPGAKVTGILAVADEPSKKIVLVGTRQALREAQRIIQALDVPVQSTNFRVYKLQNSDAKKVAEQLSQILAVAARMQPDAKGTMPTTVVPDLPTNSLVFSAPPEQYAAIERVLEQLDIQPKQVLLRGLVAEVNLTKLDQAGVDWAAWGGGLTGDGVFAGQVQMGNSSIPPMFLEWFRDLTKHDTVTYDRFGNAITTTVYDSKALVYGYVKLLNRFDAINVLSMPRIMCTDNLESSLQVGQVIPQLKGKLSEVNNPSAVQSSYEYKDTGLILKVTPHIRSGNLVALEIEQRIEEVLTASTVDTPTTTKREIKTNVLVENGQTIILGGIIKEAEKSMKSRVPGLSYIPLLGNLFTSTVKQREKVDLMIFLTPYILENPRQAVDVSVQISSGDQVPSAAEAETTLRLDKLFKDAVRKQ, encoded by the coding sequence ATGCGCGCAAGGCTTCTTCGTACCCTGGGCCCCCTGGCCCTGATCCTTCTCCTGGCGGCCCCCCTGTGGGCCCAGGACCCCCCGGCGGATCCCACGGACGAACGCAACCTCGTCCAGGCCGCCCGGGCCATGCGTTCCACCGGCAAGGTGCAGCTCAACTTCAAGGACCTGGAGCTGGCCAAGTTCATCCGGTTCATGTCCGAGCTTCTGGGGGAGAACCTGGTGGTGGACCCGGGGCTCAAGGGCAACGTCTCCGTGGTCTCCCCCCGGGCCATCTCCTTCAAGGAGGCTCGGCAGGTGATGCTCTCCATCCTGGAGATGAACTCCCTCACCCTTCAGAACATGGGGGGCTACTCCAAGGTGCTCCCCGCCTCCGCGGGCCCTTCCCAGGACTTCTCGGTGCGCAAGAGCCCTCGGGGCCCCGGACCGGGGGAGCAGGTGGTCACCCAGGTGGTGCCCCTGGACTACGTCAAGGCGGGGTACGTGGTGGAACCCGTGAAGGCGGCGGTCCAGGGCATCGGCATCCAGCCCCTCCAGTCCCAGATGGGGGTGCTCCTCACGGGCAAGGCCACCCTGGTGCAGCGGGCGGTGAGCCTCATCCAGGCCCTGGACGCCTCCGACAGCATCCGGGCCGCCAAGGTCTTCTCCCTCCAGTACGCCTCCCCCAAGCTCCTGGAGGGGCAGTTCAACGCCCTCTCCAAGGACCCGGGGGCCAAGGTGACGGGCATCCTGGCGGTGGCGGACGAGCCCAGCAAGAAGATCGTCCTGGTGGGCACCCGTCAGGCCCTCCGGGAGGCCCAGCGCATCATCCAGGCCCTGGACGTGCCCGTGCAGTCCACCAACTTCCGGGTCTACAAACTCCAGAACTCCGACGCCAAGAAGGTGGCGGAACAGCTTTCCCAGATCCTGGCGGTGGCGGCCCGGATGCAGCCCGACGCCAAGGGGACCATGCCCACCACGGTGGTGCCGGACCTGCCCACCAACAGCCTGGTGTTCTCCGCCCCGCCGGAGCAGTACGCCGCCATCGAACGGGTTCTGGAACAGCTGGACATCCAGCCCAAGCAGGTGCTCCTCCGGGGGCTGGTGGCGGAGGTGAACCTCACCAAGCTGGACCAGGCGGGGGTGGACTGGGCCGCCTGGGGGGGCGGTCTCACCGGGGACGGGGTCTTCGCGGGGCAGGTGCAGATGGGCAACAGCTCCATCCCCCCCATGTTCCTGGAGTGGTTCCGGGACCTCACCAAACACGACACGGTCACCTACGACCGCTTCGGCAACGCCATCACCACCACGGTCTACGACAGCAAGGCCCTGGTGTACGGCTACGTGAAGCTCCTCAACCGCTTCGACGCCATCAACGTGCTGTCCATGCCCCGGATCATGTGCACCGACAACCTGGAAAGCTCCCTCCAGGTGGGACAGGTGATCCCCCAGCTCAAGGGCAAGCTCTCGGAGGTGAACAACCCCAGTGCCGTCCAGAGCAGCTACGAGTACAAGGACACGGGGCTCATCCTCAAGGTGACCCCCCACATCCGCAGCGGCAACCTGGTGGCCCTGGAGATCGAACAGCGCATCGAAGAGGTCCTCACCGCCTCCACCGTGGACACCCCCACCACCACCAAGAGGGAGATCAAGACCAACGTGCTGGTGGAGAACGGCCAGACCATCATCCTGGGAGGCATCATCAAGGAAGCGGAGAAGTCCATGAAGAGCCGGGTCCCCGGCCTCTCCTACATCCCCCTCCTGGGGAACCTCTTCACCTCCACGGTGAAGCAGCGGGAGAAGGTGGACCTGATGATCTTCCTCACCCCCTACATCCTGGAGAACCCCCGCCAGGCGGTGGACGTGTCCGTGCAGATCTCCTCGGGGGACCAGGTCCCCAGCGCCGCGGAGGCCGAGACCACCCTGCGCCTGGACAAACTGTTCAAGGACGCGGTGAGGAAGCAGTGA
- a CDS encoding O-antigen ligase family protein: MAGRKSKEAHKEAPEPQLHPLTGEVVSNPLVPDWIFEGLVTLSLTLPNLVFSGMHWYDTLHLMKWFVTLVPVGVLSVLAGARLARYGTERTGFVLDPLGTLWVGVLLFLSLQPFWAPLTSSVTFLKEWLTLGSLVALYLLTYNLFPTGNMIRVALWLANLNAAVNVLFAELQMRSLNAPFPFIMNTPGYYIGNTAQQEMFGLWMAIAVLNGVYLHVAYGGQEAAGRIRQGALLRWGNLVLLAVNGWGLWNSTARGGILSLLVGFSVFALMAWRNYDRSHLRRLGAIVLVLGVVLAGSFVADKALNTGRATLMTQKTLDMIQNPGSVGLRIGIWRTSFQMFLQHPVTGVGLGHFKWNYLAAQRAMFDKYPDGEWQFTYWAHSEYLQWLCELGVFGGLLLAGMGLFWLAGFGRAVARREAFPLEILWAAGMVFLIATDAVFSRPFHRVEIAVWFAVALALSARSFLPSRLSWTEVRHPAVFRAFGGLWALVALGGLLFLGDGMLGDRYLFAATQSRDPNFKMGALDQAGKHFMSREEALEQKGYLYLMVAEANRDGRFLKPGLDLLYQAFRQRAEAKKLMDLMKGYGTLGEEAKVREMTRFLKPGTFQLQKGGPASGAPRSAAP; the protein is encoded by the coding sequence GTGGCGGGACGCAAGAGCAAGGAAGCGCACAAGGAAGCGCCGGAACCGCAGCTCCATCCCCTCACGGGGGAGGTGGTGTCGAACCCCCTGGTTCCGGACTGGATCTTCGAGGGACTGGTCACCCTCTCCCTCACCCTGCCCAACCTGGTCTTCTCGGGCATGCACTGGTACGACACCCTCCACCTGATGAAGTGGTTCGTCACCCTGGTGCCCGTGGGGGTTCTCTCCGTCCTCGCCGGGGCCCGGCTGGCCCGGTACGGCACGGAGCGCACGGGTTTCGTCCTGGACCCCCTGGGAACCCTCTGGGTGGGGGTGCTCCTCTTTCTCTCCCTCCAGCCCTTCTGGGCGCCCCTGACCTCATCCGTCACCTTCCTCAAGGAATGGCTCACCCTGGGGTCCCTGGTGGCCCTCTACCTGCTCACCTACAACCTCTTCCCCACGGGGAACATGATCCGGGTGGCCCTGTGGCTGGCGAACCTCAACGCCGCGGTCAACGTGCTCTTCGCGGAACTCCAGATGCGCAGCCTCAACGCCCCCTTTCCGTTCATCATGAACACCCCGGGGTACTACATCGGCAACACCGCCCAGCAGGAGATGTTCGGCCTGTGGATGGCCATCGCCGTGCTCAACGGGGTGTATCTCCACGTGGCCTACGGGGGGCAGGAGGCGGCGGGGCGCATCCGACAGGGAGCCCTGCTGCGCTGGGGCAACCTGGTCCTCCTGGCGGTCAACGGCTGGGGCTTGTGGAACTCCACCGCCCGGGGGGGCATCCTCTCCCTCCTGGTGGGCTTCTCCGTGTTCGCCCTCATGGCCTGGCGGAACTACGACCGGTCCCACCTGCGCCGCCTGGGGGCCATCGTCCTGGTGCTGGGGGTGGTCCTGGCGGGCAGCTTCGTGGCGGACAAGGCCCTCAACACCGGCCGGGCGACCCTGATGACCCAGAAGACCCTGGACATGATCCAGAACCCCGGCTCCGTGGGGCTGCGCATCGGCATCTGGCGAACGAGCTTCCAGATGTTCCTCCAGCACCCCGTGACCGGCGTGGGGCTGGGGCACTTCAAGTGGAACTACCTCGCCGCCCAGCGGGCCATGTTCGACAAGTACCCCGACGGGGAGTGGCAGTTCACCTACTGGGCCCACAGCGAATACCTCCAGTGGCTTTGCGAACTGGGGGTCTTCGGCGGGCTGCTTCTGGCGGGTATGGGGCTTTTCTGGCTGGCGGGGTTCGGACGGGCGGTGGCCCGGCGGGAGGCCTTTCCCCTGGAGATCCTCTGGGCGGCGGGGATGGTCTTCCTCATCGCCACCGACGCGGTCTTCAGCCGTCCTTTCCATCGCGTGGAGATCGCCGTGTGGTTCGCCGTGGCCCTGGCCCTCTCCGCCCGCTCCTTCCTGCCCTCCCGGCTTTCCTGGACGGAGGTGCGCCACCCGGCGGTCTTCCGGGCCTTCGGGGGGCTGTGGGCTCTCGTGGCCTTGGGGGGGCTTCTCTTCCTGGGGGACGGCATGCTGGGGGACCGGTACCTCTTCGCCGCCACCCAGAGCCGGGACCCGAACTTCAAGATGGGCGCCCTGGACCAGGCGGGCAAGCACTTCATGTCCCGGGAGGAGGCCCTGGAGCAGAAGGGCTATCTGTATCTCATGGTGGCGGAGGCCAACCGGGACGGACGGTTCCTCAAGCCCGGCCTGGACCTTCTCTACCAGGCCTTCCGCCAGCGGGCGGAGGCCAAGAAGCTCATGGACCTCATGAAGGGCTACGGCACCCTGGGGGAGGAGGCCAAGGTCCGTGAGATGACCCGGTTCCTCAAGCCCGGGACCTTCCAGCTCCAGAAGGGCGGTCCCGCCTCGGGGGCTCCCCGAAGCGCCGCCCCGTGA
- a CDS encoding GspE/PulE family protein, whose amino-acid sequence MSAPFPAPERVLPLIPPQVSLDVLRELLLVPLRQEEGVLVVAAPSLDRLAQAQLLGAAQGCAVELEIHPEPRIGELIRALYDLKTGVAEETVSAVEGIDDLSDLVRLEVLSDSVDAPVIRLVNGLILEALKVRATDIHLEPYEDRFLVRYRVDGVLRDAYSLPKGHQAPLTSRVKVMARMDIAERFVPQDGRIGIALADRAVDIRVSSLPTPHGERLALRLLDKARGLLTLESLGMAAEEQRALERLIAHPYGMILFTGPTGSGKSTTLYAILQSLRRPEVNLLSVEDPVEYDLPGIGQVQVNEKAGVTFASALRTILRQDPDIIMIGEMRDYETAHIGVQASLTGHLVLSTLHTNDSVSAVGRLADMGVEPYLIAGSLLGVVAQRLVRRLCPHCRREIPVPPFLARLGAKGAFGPGGCEACGGSGYRGRLGLYEQFDVDGPIQAAVAENAPAGVLRDLARERGLRTLLELGVLRVQEGLTSPEEVLRVVGEA is encoded by the coding sequence GTGAGCGCCCCCTTCCCCGCCCCGGAGCGGGTCCTGCCCCTCATCCCGCCCCAGGTGAGCCTGGACGTGCTGCGGGAGCTGCTGCTGGTGCCCCTGCGGCAGGAGGAGGGGGTCCTGGTGGTGGCGGCCCCCTCCCTGGACCGGCTGGCTCAGGCGCAGCTCCTGGGGGCCGCCCAGGGGTGCGCCGTGGAGCTGGAGATCCACCCGGAACCCCGCATCGGCGAACTGATCCGGGCCCTCTACGACCTGAAGACCGGGGTGGCGGAGGAGACGGTGAGCGCCGTGGAGGGCATCGACGACCTCTCGGACCTGGTGCGCCTGGAGGTCTTGAGCGACTCCGTGGACGCCCCGGTGATCCGGCTGGTGAACGGCCTCATCCTGGAGGCCCTCAAGGTGCGGGCCACGGACATCCACCTGGAGCCCTACGAGGACCGCTTTCTGGTGCGCTACCGGGTGGACGGGGTGCTCCGGGACGCCTACTCCCTCCCCAAGGGACACCAGGCCCCCCTCACCAGCCGGGTCAAGGTCATGGCCCGCATGGACATCGCGGAGCGCTTCGTCCCCCAGGACGGACGCATCGGCATCGCCCTGGCGGACCGGGCGGTGGACATCCGGGTCAGCTCCCTGCCCACCCCCCACGGAGAGCGGCTGGCCCTGCGCCTCCTGGACAAGGCCCGGGGACTGCTCACCCTGGAGAGCCTGGGCATGGCGGCGGAGGAGCAGCGGGCTCTGGAGCGGCTCATCGCCCACCCCTACGGCATGATCCTCTTCACGGGGCCCACGGGCTCCGGGAAGAGCACCACCCTCTACGCCATCCTTCAGTCCCTGCGTCGGCCGGAGGTGAACCTCCTCTCCGTGGAGGACCCGGTGGAGTACGACCTCCCAGGGATCGGGCAGGTGCAGGTGAACGAAAAGGCCGGGGTCACCTTCGCCTCCGCCCTGCGCACCATCCTGCGGCAGGACCCGGACATCATCATGATCGGGGAGATGCGAGACTACGAGACCGCCCACATCGGCGTGCAAGCCTCCCTCACGGGGCACCTGGTGCTCTCCACCCTGCACACCAACGACTCGGTCAGCGCCGTGGGGCGCCTGGCGGACATGGGGGTGGAACCCTACCTCATCGCGGGGTCCCTCCTGGGGGTGGTGGCCCAGCGGCTGGTGCGCCGTCTCTGCCCCCACTGTCGTCGGGAGATCCCCGTGCCTCCCTTCCTGGCTCGATTGGGTGCGAAAGGGGCCTTCGGTCCCGGGGGCTGCGAGGCCTGTGGGGGGTCCGGCTATCGGGGGCGACTGGGGCTGTACGAACAGTTCGACGTGGACGGCCCCATCCAGGCGGCGGTGGCGGAGAACGCCCCCGCAGGAGTCCTGCGGGACCTGGCCCGGGAGCGGGGCCTGCGCACCCTCCTGGAGCTGGGGGTCCTGCGGGTGCAGGAGGGACTCACCTCCCCGGAGGAGGTCCTCCGGGTGGTTGGGGAGGCCTAG
- a CDS encoding type II secretion system minor pseudopilin yields MRKPAKGGFILLSVLLSVTVLLSAATGLAWFARSEVRMTEERTFQLRARSAAFGALKTAEALLAARSEDYDSLAEAPYRPGSVKPLPPAGGLTVRLSLVPLDDRIPLGSLFLPDGFTVKKEFEGPWERLFLLLGKPELGPKLLDYMDGDTVPRMGGKEEDGYLNRPAEDLSQFLNCPGVDRKLLYGTKAKAGLRRFVTPFCGEKINLNTVDPGVLALLDERLGDREAKALAALRMTAPIKKVEDLKRIPGFPEDVLPRITNVVGVASRYVSVRIQVRQGRLQRRFEAVLERSGTGPKASCTLVRWVE; encoded by the coding sequence ATGAGGAAACCCGCAAAGGGAGGGTTCATCCTTCTTTCGGTGCTCCTCTCCGTCACGGTGCTCCTTTCCGCCGCCACGGGCCTGGCCTGGTTCGCCCGGTCGGAGGTGCGGATGACGGAGGAGCGGACCTTCCAGCTTCGGGCGAGGAGCGCCGCCTTCGGGGCCCTCAAAACGGCGGAGGCGCTCCTGGCGGCGAGGAGCGAAGATTACGACAGCCTCGCCGAGGCCCCCTACCGTCCCGGGTCGGTGAAACCCCTTCCCCCCGCAGGGGGGCTGACGGTGCGCCTCTCCCTGGTGCCCCTGGACGACCGGATTCCCCTGGGGTCCCTCTTCCTGCCCGACGGCTTCACCGTGAAAAAGGAGTTCGAAGGCCCCTGGGAGCGCCTTTTCCTGCTCCTGGGCAAGCCGGAGCTGGGGCCGAAGCTGCTGGACTACATGGATGGGGACACGGTGCCTCGCATGGGGGGCAAGGAGGAAGACGGGTACCTCAACCGTCCCGCCGAGGATCTCTCGCAATTCCTGAACTGCCCCGGGGTGGACCGGAAGCTGCTGTACGGCACCAAGGCCAAAGCGGGGCTTCGTCGCTTCGTCACCCCCTTCTGCGGGGAGAAGATCAACCTGAACACCGTGGACCCGGGGGTGCTGGCCCTTTTGGACGAGCGTCTGGGGGATCGGGAGGCGAAGGCCCTGGCGGCGCTTCGGATGACGGCTCCCATCAAGAAGGTGGAGGACCTGAAACGGATTCCCGGTTTTCCGGAGGACGTGCTCCCCCGGATCACCAACGTGGTGGGAGTGGCGAGCCGGTACGTCTCCGTGCGGATCCAGGTCCGCCAGGGAAGGTTGCAGAGGCGCTTCGAGGCGGTGCTGGAGCGTTCCGGAACGGGGCCCAAGGCATCCTGCACCCTGGTGCGGTGGGTGGAGTAG
- the gspL gene encoding type II secretion system protein GspL gives MVLGAPRTLSVQPFAFPFSQPGKVREALRLRLLPLLGEGLAQTLVVPLVTERRGKGCSGVAWIARRDELESLSARVGEARFWPAPLALLGEEPDGVLGVVEDDGVAALFVAGGIPRGYRWQRLSGQSPEDLRENLLAQGDALGCPGPCRVVDLRDPSQRERFLQEAPRGYGALPFLGDFDLSLRGAAHAESRSRSLHTLRRLSWILGLGGGLFCLAAGYQWLDGFRTQETATQAQYRVFRGAFGEESPGDPLMEAKRRLRRAGASSSGLSFGDLLALMGQAFKDQGQGVRLESLRYGPDKSEIQGSASTTEAVQAFRKRVDDGPLSAAMGDLQQIPGGGFRFVLTLKEDRP, from the coding sequence GTGGTGCTGGGCGCTCCCCGGACCCTCTCGGTGCAGCCCTTCGCCTTCCCCTTCTCCCAGCCGGGAAAGGTGCGGGAGGCCCTGAGGCTTCGCCTCCTCCCCCTGTTGGGAGAGGGGCTTGCCCAGACCCTGGTGGTCCCCCTGGTGACGGAACGCCGGGGCAAGGGGTGCTCCGGCGTCGCCTGGATCGCCCGCCGGGACGAGCTGGAATCCCTCTCCGCCCGGGTGGGAGAGGCCCGTTTCTGGCCAGCCCCCCTGGCCCTTCTGGGGGAGGAGCCCGACGGGGTCCTGGGGGTGGTGGAAGACGACGGGGTCGCCGCCCTCTTCGTGGCCGGCGGGATCCCCCGAGGCTACCGGTGGCAGCGCCTCTCGGGGCAGAGCCCCGAGGACCTTCGGGAAAACCTGCTTGCCCAGGGGGATGCCCTGGGCTGCCCCGGCCCCTGCCGGGTGGTGGACCTGCGGGACCCCTCCCAGCGGGAACGCTTTCTGCAGGAGGCCCCTCGGGGTTACGGGGCCCTTCCCTTCCTGGGAGACTTCGACCTGTCCCTCCGCGGGGCCGCCCACGCCGAATCCCGCAGCCGCTCCCTCCACACCCTGCGGCGCCTTTCCTGGATCCTGGGCCTGGGGGGCGGGCTCTTCTGCCTGGCCGCGGGGTACCAGTGGCTGGACGGATTCCGCACCCAGGAGACGGCGACCCAGGCCCAATACCGGGTCTTCCGGGGAGCCTTCGGGGAGGAATCCCCCGGGGATCCCCTGATGGAGGCCAAGCGGAGGCTTCGCCGCGCCGGGGCTTCCTCCTCCGGCCTTTCCTTCGGAGACCTGCTCGCCCTGATGGGACAGGCCTTCAAGGACCAGGGCCAGGGAGTTCGCCTGGAATCCCTCCGCTACGGCCCCGACAAGTCGGAGATCCAGGGTTCCGCCTCCACCACCGAGGCCGTCCAGGCCTTCCGCAAGCGGGTGGACGACGGCCCCCTTTCCGCCGCCATGGGGGACCTCCAGCAGATCCCCGGCGGAGGGTTCCGATTCGTTCTCACCCTGAAGGAGGACCGCCCATGA
- a CDS encoding type II secretion system protein — protein sequence MRAPGGSRGFTLVEILLVVALVGLIATSALGPMIFLVEKLRAVRDDYGAERKVVAALESVVQDLRDGLPQASAPFRLVRRDALAGGPDDALLVWSLGPTRRGGILGTVVYTVVRQDLLHPVATGLYRWDLKVKAPTDVSLEGLKTEDARLVLPGVDSFRVEARQEKAWVQEAAGKLPQGVRITVTRWGRSYRHQDWLPVQEETKP from the coding sequence GTGAGGGCCCCGGGGGGCTCCCGGGGGTTCACCCTGGTGGAGATCCTCCTGGTGGTGGCCCTGGTGGGACTCATCGCCACCTCCGCCCTGGGGCCCATGATCTTCCTGGTGGAAAAGCTCCGGGCCGTAAGGGACGACTACGGCGCGGAGAGGAAGGTCGTCGCGGCCCTGGAGTCGGTGGTGCAGGACCTTCGGGACGGCCTGCCCCAGGCGTCCGCCCCCTTTCGTCTGGTGCGCCGGGACGCCCTGGCGGGAGGCCCCGACGATGCCCTCCTGGTGTGGTCCCTGGGTCCCACCCGGCGGGGAGGCATCCTGGGAACGGTGGTATACACGGTGGTGCGCCAGGACCTGCTCCACCCGGTGGCTACGGGGTTGTACCGGTGGGACCTGAAGGTCAAGGCCCCGACGGACGTCTCCCTGGAGGGGCTCAAGACGGAGGACGCGCGCCTGGTGCTCCCCGGGGTGGACTCCTTCCGGGTGGAGGCGCGGCAGGAGAAGGCCTGGGTGCAGGAGGCCGCGGGAAAGCTGCCCCAGGGGGTACGGATCACCGTGACCCGCTGGGGACGCAGCTACCGCCACCAGGACTGGCTCCCCGTCCAGGAGGAGACCAAGCCGTGA
- the gspC gene encoding type II secretion system protein GspC has protein sequence MRLPEKLRSLRLAPFGSGDGSSWKDRVKDPARWLAWGEAAAPWLAAALGALALAWGASGFLEGRWARLAAGDLGAQIEALSQNPPRTVAQDPAQKLEVFKEANPFALTQKAGEAGTQTAADALALAGTLPGVGAWIRADGSTALVLVNQEFRGFKLVRVDADRIYLVRDETVHKVYLYLSGSTAAATPSPPAGTPGGTVAPPGAVQAPGEGKDGSLSRELLDKLLMNPYDELSKVRLIPQTSGDVQGMQVAAIQPDSLLGQLGVQEGDTIQSLNGVPIRNLSDVSNAVNSLLGGARMDVTVVREGKPVNLGYAVK, from the coding sequence ATGAGGCTGCCGGAGAAACTTCGCTCCCTGCGCCTTGCGCCCTTCGGTTCGGGGGACGGGTCCTCCTGGAAGGACCGCGTCAAGGACCCCGCCCGTTGGCTCGCCTGGGGGGAGGCGGCGGCTCCGTGGCTTGCCGCGGCCCTGGGGGCTCTGGCCCTGGCCTGGGGGGCCTCGGGGTTCCTGGAGGGCCGCTGGGCCCGCCTGGCCGCCGGCGACCTGGGAGCCCAGATCGAAGCCCTGTCCCAGAATCCGCCCCGCACGGTGGCCCAGGACCCCGCCCAGAAACTGGAGGTCTTCAAGGAGGCCAACCCCTTCGCCCTGACCCAAAAGGCCGGGGAGGCGGGGACGCAGACCGCCGCAGACGCCCTGGCCCTGGCGGGGACCCTGCCCGGCGTGGGGGCGTGGATCCGCGCCGACGGCTCCACCGCCCTGGTCCTGGTGAACCAGGAGTTCCGGGGCTTCAAGCTGGTGCGGGTGGATGCGGACCGCATCTACCTGGTGCGGGACGAGACGGTCCACAAGGTCTACCTCTACCTGTCCGGCTCCACGGCCGCGGCGACGCCGTCCCCTCCCGCGGGGACTCCGGGGGGGACCGTTGCGCCCCCCGGGGCCGTACAGGCCCCTGGGGAGGGCAAGGACGGCTCCCTGTCCCGGGAGCTGCTGGACAAGCTCCTCATGAACCCCTACGACGAACTCTCCAAGGTCCGGCTGATCCCCCAGACTTCCGGGGACGTGCAGGGAATGCAGGTGGCGGCCATCCAGCCCGACAGCCTGCTGGGGCAGCTGGGGGTGCAGGAGGGGGACACCATCCAGTCTCTCAACGGGGTGCCCATCCGCAACCTGAGCGACGTGTCCAACGCGGTGAACTCCCTCCTCGGAGGGGCCCGCATGGACGTCACGGTGGTGCGGGAGGGCAAGCCCGTCAACCTGGGGTACGCGGTGAAATGA
- a CDS encoding type II secretion system protein, whose protein sequence is MSRGLPLPAGRRGGFTLVEVLVAVAILGLCAVGALRLALVSQRALDEARTRRAFLEQVAEIQMGLRDKTLSDNGTSGDLEWRQAQAPSQTGEASPAKWREVEIRAPGRTLRVVVP, encoded by the coding sequence ATGAGCCGAGGTCTCCCCCTTCCCGCAGGGCGGCGCGGAGGCTTCACCCTCGTGGAGGTGCTGGTGGCGGTGGCCATCCTGGGGCTCTGCGCCGTGGGGGCCCTGCGGTTGGCCCTGGTCTCCCAGCGGGCGCTGGACGAGGCCCGGACCCGAAGGGCCTTCCTGGAACAGGTGGCGGAGATCCAGATGGGGCTGCGGGACAAGACCCTGTCCGACAACGGCACCAGCGGCGACCTGGAATGGCGTCAGGCCCAGGCCCCCAGCCAGACGGGGGAAGCGTCCCCCGCGAAGTGGCGGGAGGTGGAGATCCGAGCGCCCGGAAGGACCCTGAGGGTGGTGGTTCCCTGA
- the gspM gene encoding type II secretion system protein GspM yields the protein MNAKELRESLQELRQDPEGRKAATALLLGVLLWCFGGGIWLQASAQQAQALQVRRDLRELTDLAAQALCLPVGGAAATPEDPLSALTQTVESMKLKDRMVQLASNPAGAVVQLDGLYGEECTALAQELIRRGLTVRTAELKALPFQKDRLLSVTLVVGGNKP from the coding sequence ATGAACGCCAAGGAACTGAGGGAATCCCTCCAGGAGCTTCGCCAGGATCCGGAGGGGCGCAAGGCCGCCACGGCCCTGCTGTTGGGGGTGCTGCTGTGGTGCTTCGGCGGGGGCATCTGGCTTCAGGCTTCCGCCCAGCAGGCCCAGGCACTGCAGGTCCGGCGAGACCTGCGGGAGCTGACGGACCTGGCGGCCCAGGCCCTGTGTCTTCCTGTGGGAGGAGCTGCGGCGACGCCGGAGGATCCCCTTTCCGCTCTCACCCAGACGGTGGAGTCCATGAAGCTCAAGGACCGGATGGTGCAGCTCGCCTCCAACCCCGCGGGGGCGGTGGTGCAGCTCGACGGTCTCTACGGGGAGGAGTGCACCGCCCTGGCCCAGGAGCTGATCCGCCGGGGGCTGACGGTGCGCACCGCGGAGCTGAAGGCCCTGCCTTTCCAGAAAGACCGCCTCCTCTCCGTGACCCTGGTGGTGGGGGGGAACAAGCCATGA
- the gspN gene encoding type II secretion system protein GspN: MRMPALSVDLRAWVRPALGGLGLLLVFLLGLWAFFPWGAAGELLFARLSLKAAGSGVVVSAAAQEVEGRFAPTLTYRGVRLKTSFVEGFCREAALKLSPAGLLGGAARAVLTLDRGALVLPDRQEAKWTDGGARFRVSPSELRMEDFRLRGSFSADGSLILELPQGTPRGWDVSLKVPDPLDRTLNMVQYLMPLKRTAPGAWRTQGP; encoded by the coding sequence ATGAGGATGCCCGCCCTGTCCGTGGACCTGCGGGCCTGGGTCCGCCCCGCCCTGGGGGGCCTGGGTCTGCTGCTGGTCTTCCTCCTGGGCCTGTGGGCCTTCTTCCCCTGGGGTGCCGCGGGGGAGCTGCTCTTCGCCCGCCTGTCCCTGAAGGCGGCGGGCTCCGGCGTCGTGGTCTCCGCCGCCGCCCAGGAGGTGGAGGGCCGCTTCGCCCCCACCCTGACCTACCGGGGGGTACGGCTCAAGACCTCCTTCGTGGAGGGCTTCTGCCGGGAGGCCGCCCTGAAGCTCTCCCCTGCGGGACTGCTGGGAGGGGCCGCCCGGGCCGTCCTGACCCTGGATCGGGGAGCCCTGGTCCTGCCGGATCGGCAGGAGGCCAAGTGGACCGACGGGGGTGCGCGGTTCCGGGTGTCCCCGTCGGAGCTGCGCATGGAGGATTTCCGCCTGCGGGGTTCCTTCTCCGCCGACGGCTCCCTGATCCTGGAGCTGCCCCAGGGGACCCCTCGGGGCTGGGACGTCTCCCTGAAGGTGCCCGACCCCCTGGACCGGACCCTGAACATGGTGCAGTACCTGATGCCCCTGAAGCGCACTGCCCCCGGGGCCTGGAGGACCCAGGGACCATGA